A window of the Paraburkholderia sp. ZP32-5 genome harbors these coding sequences:
- a CDS encoding ABC transporter substrate-binding protein, whose product MRSRSASNPFLVARAIARAAVLAGAMLTAAIAHADPAALRVGIGGAGEEQLWLMSAKPTITPGQGKDYTLDVTRFAGNDKRFQAFEAGALDFITTSANAALLAASEGTKFKVIASLSRESANGFQTTYLVNSNSPIKSIKDLKGKKIGIDALNSSTHLWAKLVLEKNGLDPNRDVTFVPVSFPAQGQALRSGMIDVGVFPQPFASTEETQGGVRPLFTSRDAVPFDQELMLVIASPDILKKNPAAVHSFVKDLVTSTRYYDDHTKDAREALISAHQVRVAPPVYLSMADYYRDPTDHVDVQTLAKMQDILIKNGIQRKPADVNQLVDMSWLPKE is encoded by the coding sequence ATGAGAAGTAGAAGTGCGTCCAATCCGTTCCTCGTCGCACGTGCGATCGCGCGTGCCGCCGTGCTAGCCGGGGCCATGCTGACTGCTGCAATTGCGCACGCCGATCCGGCGGCCCTGCGTGTCGGCATCGGCGGCGCGGGTGAGGAACAGCTTTGGTTGATGAGCGCGAAGCCGACGATTACCCCGGGGCAGGGCAAGGACTACACACTCGACGTCACGCGCTTTGCCGGCAACGATAAGCGCTTCCAGGCGTTCGAAGCGGGCGCGCTCGACTTCATTACGACCAGCGCGAATGCCGCATTGCTCGCTGCGTCGGAAGGCACGAAATTCAAAGTCATTGCGTCGCTGTCGCGCGAAAGCGCCAATGGTTTTCAGACCACCTATCTGGTGAACAGCAACTCGCCGATCAAGTCGATCAAGGATCTGAAGGGAAAGAAGATCGGCATCGATGCGCTGAACAGTTCGACGCACCTGTGGGCAAAACTCGTACTCGAGAAGAACGGCCTTGACCCGAATCGCGACGTGACGTTCGTGCCCGTCAGCTTTCCCGCGCAAGGTCAGGCATTGCGCTCCGGAATGATCGACGTTGGCGTGTTTCCGCAGCCGTTTGCCAGCACGGAGGAAACGCAAGGCGGCGTGCGGCCGCTATTCACGTCGCGCGACGCGGTGCCGTTCGATCAGGAGCTGATGCTCGTGATCGCTTCGCCGGACATCCTGAAGAAAAATCCGGCTGCAGTGCATTCGTTCGTCAAGGATCTCGTCACGTCGACGCGCTATTACGACGACCATACGAAGGACGCGCGCGAAGCGCTGATCAGCGCGCACCAGGTGCGCGTGGCGCCGCCTGTGTATCTGTCGATGGCCGACTACTATCGCGACCCGACCGACCACGTCGACGTGCAAACGCTCGCGAAAATGCAGGACATCCTGATCAAGAACGGTATCCAACGCAAGCCGGCGGATGTGAATCAACTCGTAGACATGTCCTGGCTGCCGAAGGAATAA
- a CDS encoding IclR family transcriptional regulator: protein MKKSHASERPQKRASRAEVALEKNAGALRNSDELKEKISDGELTSSYLVPGLERGLRMLSEFSAREPELGAPELSKRIGIPRSTTFRLLQTLEALGFLERAGGDRRFTLGPAVLRLGFEYLNSLEVTEVSTPVLERLRDMTGLSTHLLVRDQRDVIFVAKAQAHEPMFSSVKVHVGTRLPAHATVHGQILMADLTLDQLKQLYPEGKLERFTDQTPTSVGELHKRIRTTAVLGYATSEASFERGISVVTAPVRNLSGHVVAALTATMPRSDLGETAKQEPLVTAVCGAALDVSQRLGYRPNDGDPTVLLAQRCAVASQ from the coding sequence ATGAAGAAGAGTCATGCGAGCGAACGCCCGCAAAAGCGTGCGAGCCGAGCCGAAGTCGCACTCGAAAAGAACGCCGGCGCTTTGCGCAATAGCGATGAATTAAAAGAAAAGATCTCCGATGGCGAATTGACGTCTTCGTATCTGGTGCCCGGTCTCGAGCGGGGATTGCGCATGCTTTCGGAGTTCTCTGCGCGCGAGCCAGAACTCGGTGCTCCCGAGCTATCGAAGCGGATCGGCATTCCGCGCAGTACGACGTTCCGTCTATTGCAAACGCTCGAAGCACTCGGCTTTCTCGAGCGCGCAGGCGGTGACCGGCGTTTCACGCTGGGGCCGGCCGTTCTCCGACTGGGCTTCGAATACCTGAACTCGCTGGAAGTCACCGAGGTCAGCACGCCAGTACTGGAGCGGCTGCGCGATATGACCGGGCTCAGTACTCATCTATTGGTTCGTGATCAACGCGACGTGATCTTCGTTGCAAAGGCTCAAGCGCACGAACCGATGTTCAGCTCGGTGAAAGTACACGTCGGTACGCGCCTGCCGGCTCACGCGACAGTGCATGGCCAGATACTGATGGCCGATCTGACGCTCGATCAGCTAAAACAGCTATATCCAGAGGGGAAACTGGAGCGCTTCACCGATCAGACGCCGACGTCGGTCGGTGAACTTCACAAGCGCATTCGCACAACTGCCGTGCTTGGCTATGCGACGAGCGAGGCTTCGTTCGAGCGTGGCATCTCGGTCGTCACCGCTCCCGTGCGCAATCTTAGTGGCCACGTCGTCGCCGCGTTGACGGCCACGATGCCGCGCTCGGACCTCGGCGAGACCGCCAAACAGGAACCGCTCGTCACGGCGGTTTGCGGTGCGGCACTCGATGTATCGCAGCGTCTCGGGTATCGACCCAACGACGGCGATCCGACTGTATTGCTGGCCCAGCGTTGCGCTGTTGCATCGCAGTGA
- a CDS encoding porin, protein MKKTLLAFGLATLSGAAFAQSSVTLYGVIDEGVQFMSNVGGGRQYTLDSVSGPWGSRWGIKGTEDLGGGLKTIFTLESGMNLNTGALGQGGTFFGRQAFVGLTKDNLGTLTLGRQYDSVSDMSAAFGPQSPWGTSAGHPGDLDNMIRSNRFNNTIKYTSPSLAGLVLNATATLGGVAGDFSQNSAYTFGALYTRNSFVTGAAYEFVKNPSNAGAPLNSNANAVSPATTHIFTPLNSGYLAGNAPATSWQDIVAGAAYTFGPYGIGVNYSNVRYGNIGNLGGASATFNTVEINGKYQFNPLWFIGLVYSYTKGNAVVGNLGNQHFNQAGFLIDNLLSKRTELYFEGVYQVASGTNSLGRPARADIDSLGESSSNNQLFVRLALRHKF, encoded by the coding sequence GTGAAAAAAACGCTTCTTGCTTTCGGGCTGGCCACGCTTTCCGGCGCCGCATTCGCACAATCCAGCGTCACGCTGTATGGCGTGATCGATGAAGGTGTTCAATTTATGAGCAACGTCGGCGGGGGTCGCCAGTACACGCTCGACTCCGTGAGCGGACCTTGGGGATCGCGCTGGGGCATCAAGGGTACCGAAGATCTCGGTGGCGGCCTGAAGACGATCTTCACGTTGGAGTCCGGTATGAATCTGAACACCGGCGCGCTTGGCCAGGGTGGTACGTTCTTCGGACGTCAGGCATTCGTCGGCCTGACTAAAGACAACCTGGGTACCCTCACGCTCGGTCGGCAATACGACAGCGTGTCGGACATGTCGGCGGCCTTCGGTCCGCAAAGTCCGTGGGGAACGAGTGCCGGGCATCCGGGCGATCTCGACAACATGATCCGGAGCAACCGGTTCAACAACACGATCAAGTACACGAGCCCGAGTCTTGCGGGACTCGTGCTGAACGCCACGGCGACGCTTGGTGGCGTTGCTGGAGATTTCTCGCAGAACAGCGCGTACACATTCGGTGCACTCTATACGCGCAACTCGTTCGTGACGGGCGCGGCGTATGAATTCGTAAAGAATCCGTCGAACGCCGGCGCGCCGTTGAACAGCAATGCGAATGCGGTGTCTCCAGCGACGACCCACATCTTTACGCCGCTGAACTCGGGCTATCTCGCGGGTAATGCGCCCGCTACGTCGTGGCAGGATATCGTCGCCGGCGCCGCTTATACGTTTGGTCCGTACGGCATCGGGGTCAACTATTCGAATGTCCGATACGGAAACATCGGCAACCTCGGCGGCGCCTCGGCCACCTTCAACACCGTCGAGATCAACGGTAAGTACCAGTTCAATCCGCTCTGGTTTATCGGCCTCGTTTATAGCTACACGAAGGGCAATGCGGTCGTCGGCAATCTTGGCAACCAGCATTTCAACCAGGCCGGTTTCCTCATCGACAATCTGCTGTCCAAGAGAACCGAACTCTACTTTGAAGGGGTCTATCAGGTCGCGAGCGGTACGAACTCTCTGGGTCGTCCTGCGAGGGCGGACATCGACTCGCTCGGCGAGTCGTCATCTAATAACCAGCTCTTTGTGCGGCTCGCATTGCGGCACAAGTTCTAA
- a CDS encoding Rieske 2Fe-2S domain-containing protein: MSSNGTPEQPAALPRLKPADFQRTGPGTPAGRFMRLFWHPVFHSADLKPGKAKPIKIMNVQYTLYRGEDGQPHLTQFRCPHRGTQLSVGWVEGDSIRCRYHGWKFGSSGACEAQPAEPKPFLDRIKLETYPCRDYLGFVFAYLGDGEPPEMPRYPEFENFDGILDHDSCVRGCNYFNDMDNGGDHAHSGFAHRNNPGAFDGFAECPVMDAEESDWGMTIYTQFSGDNTRISQFGMPNIMHFKGQPIDPGVAIFRELLSWWVPIDDESHMLFLVARVEVTGDKAREYLERKERRLAARISDGMEIAMRVLRGELELDELDPETCQLLHIQDHVVQVGQGVLANYDAENLGRSDRQMVLRRRIWTRELTAMLAGAPMKRWHHDPTKIKLWRGSLEQVYEKQRELRSDQTVIS, encoded by the coding sequence ATGTCGAGTAACGGCACCCCCGAACAACCTGCAGCGCTGCCTCGCCTCAAACCCGCGGACTTCCAGCGAACCGGACCCGGCACGCCCGCTGGCCGCTTTATGCGGCTGTTCTGGCATCCGGTCTTCCACTCGGCTGATCTGAAACCCGGCAAGGCCAAGCCGATCAAGATCATGAATGTCCAATACACGCTTTATCGTGGCGAAGACGGCCAGCCACATCTGACACAGTTTCGCTGCCCGCACCGTGGTACCCAACTCTCCGTCGGTTGGGTCGAGGGAGACAGCATTCGCTGCCGCTATCACGGCTGGAAGTTCGGTTCGTCCGGTGCGTGCGAAGCCCAGCCGGCAGAGCCCAAACCATTCCTCGACAGAATCAAACTCGAAACCTATCCGTGCCGCGATTACCTCGGCTTCGTGTTCGCCTACCTTGGCGACGGTGAACCACCGGAGATGCCGCGTTATCCGGAATTCGAGAACTTCGACGGCATTCTCGATCACGACAGTTGTGTGCGAGGATGCAACTACTTCAACGATATGGACAACGGCGGTGACCACGCTCATTCCGGCTTTGCCCACCGCAACAATCCGGGGGCTTTCGACGGATTCGCCGAATGTCCCGTGATGGATGCGGAAGAAAGCGACTGGGGAATGACCATCTACACGCAGTTCTCAGGCGACAACACCCGCATCTCGCAGTTCGGCATGCCCAACATCATGCATTTCAAAGGGCAGCCGATCGATCCCGGCGTTGCGATCTTCCGTGAATTGCTGTCCTGGTGGGTGCCGATCGATGACGAAAGCCACATGCTGTTCCTCGTCGCTCGGGTCGAAGTGACCGGCGACAAGGCGCGCGAATACCTGGAGCGCAAAGAACGGCGGCTTGCCGCTCGCATTAGCGATGGCATGGAGATCGCCATGCGCGTATTGCGCGGTGAACTCGAACTCGACGAACTCGATCCGGAGACGTGTCAGTTGTTGCATATTCAGGATCACGTAGTCCAGGTCGGACAGGGTGTACTCGCGAATTACGATGCCGAGAATCTCGGCCGCTCCGATCGGCAAATGGTTCTGCGCCGTCGCATCTGGACCAGAGAGCTCACCGCGATGCTGGCCGGTGCTCCAATGAAACGCTGGCATCACGACCCCACGAAGATAAAACTCTGGCGTGGCTCGCTGGAACAGGTGTACGAGAAACAGCGCGAATTACGTAGCGACCAGACCGTAATTTCCTAG
- a CDS encoding helix-turn-helix domain-containing protein, which produces MRSNSATRLLQLMKVLNQNGASSVQALHEETGLSRAAIYRLLAILQQLGYAEQLQDQARFQLTLAVHELSDRVSDSERLTAIATPLMRDLQRDVLWPSSLQIFSRGRMVTRATTRPYSPFVFDSGHIGADYAVLETAAGRAFLSACSEKKREIVLDFLASSSNPLDQVARNPWQVRRILHENTRRGYAVRVGEIQANTTSLAVPVRVGGEALGALTVSYLNSAMTLQKAEALLLQPLLKVADEVERQLTDTPAAEDRTSVRS; this is translated from the coding sequence ATGCGATCGAATAGTGCGACCCGCCTGCTGCAACTGATGAAGGTGCTCAATCAAAACGGGGCGAGCAGTGTCCAGGCTTTGCACGAGGAGACTGGCCTTTCGCGCGCGGCGATCTACCGTTTGCTCGCCATCCTGCAACAGTTGGGCTACGCCGAGCAGTTGCAGGACCAGGCGCGCTTCCAGCTTACCCTCGCCGTGCATGAGTTGAGCGACCGGGTCAGCGATAGCGAGCGTCTCACCGCCATCGCCACACCACTGATGCGGGATCTGCAACGGGACGTACTTTGGCCCTCCTCGCTACAGATATTCAGCAGAGGGCGCATGGTCACACGCGCTACCACGCGGCCCTATAGTCCCTTCGTATTCGACAGCGGCCATATCGGCGCCGACTACGCGGTTCTGGAAACCGCCGCGGGCCGTGCTTTTCTCAGTGCCTGCTCCGAGAAGAAACGTGAGATCGTGCTCGACTTTCTCGCCTCCTCGTCTAACCCATTGGACCAGGTGGCACGCAACCCGTGGCAGGTCCGGCGCATTCTTCACGAGAATACCCGACGCGGCTACGCGGTCCGCGTCGGCGAAATACAGGCGAATACCACGAGTCTCGCCGTGCCGGTACGCGTTGGTGGCGAAGCTTTGGGCGCGCTCACTGTCTCCTATCTGAACTCCGCGATGACGCTGCAGAAGGCCGAAGCGCTGCTACTGCAGCCTTTGCTGAAGGTAGCAGATGAAGTCGAGAGGCAACTCACCGACACACCGGCTGCTGAAGACCGCACATCTGTCCGCTCATAA
- a CDS encoding PDR/VanB family oxidoreductase: MNTTSPLTLRVQAIRYEAQRVLAVELMDIEGHLLPEYDPGAHIDLHLPNGIVRSYSLLGNPAHRDRYTVGILLDATSRGGSRYVHEQLRMGTLLKIDGPRNHFTLDADASNSVLIAGGIGITPIVCMARRLAEQGRQFSVLYCARSRAEAAFVAELSMLGDTVQFHFDDEQSGPPDLNAVLAAQPRDAHFYCCGPDPMLRAFESSCASLGYPHVHVERFAADQCMTAAQHSEYSVTLARSGTELRVTTGTTLLDTLLAAGIDVDYSCREGICGSCETRVLDGIPDHRDSILSRSERESNTTMMICVSGCKSKRLVLDL, translated from the coding sequence ATGAACACGACTTCCCCACTAACCTTACGCGTGCAAGCGATCCGATACGAGGCCCAACGCGTTCTTGCCGTCGAACTGATGGACATCGAAGGCCATTTACTACCCGAATATGATCCCGGCGCCCACATCGATCTGCACCTGCCGAATGGCATCGTGCGTAGCTATTCCCTATTGGGTAACCCGGCGCATCGGGATCGATACACGGTAGGAATCTTGCTCGATGCGACTAGCCGTGGCGGATCGCGCTACGTACACGAGCAATTGCGGATGGGTACGCTACTTAAAATTGATGGTCCGCGTAACCACTTCACACTCGACGCAGACGCATCCAATTCCGTGCTGATTGCAGGTGGAATAGGCATCACGCCGATCGTCTGCATGGCGCGGCGTCTCGCCGAACAAGGCCGCCAGTTCAGCGTGCTGTACTGCGCGCGCTCACGCGCCGAAGCGGCATTCGTGGCTGAGCTATCCATGCTCGGTGACACCGTGCAGTTTCACTTCGACGACGAGCAAAGTGGGCCGCCCGATTTGAACGCCGTGCTCGCCGCTCAGCCTCGTGACGCTCATTTCTATTGCTGCGGCCCCGATCCGATGCTCCGCGCGTTTGAATCTTCATGTGCATCGCTCGGATATCCGCATGTTCACGTAGAACGCTTCGCGGCGGATCAGTGCATGACAGCGGCCCAGCATAGCGAATACTCGGTAACGCTGGCACGCAGCGGAACCGAGTTACGGGTAACCACTGGAACGACACTGCTGGACACACTGCTCGCTGCAGGCATCGACGTCGATTACAGCTGCAGGGAGGGGATATGCGGTTCCTGCGAAACTCGTGTACTGGACGGCATTCCAGATCACCGCGATAGCATATTGAGCAGAAGCGAGCGTGAATCGAATACTACGATGATGATCTGCGTCTCCGGTTGCAAGAGCAAACGGCTCGTGCTCGATCTATAG
- a CDS encoding IclR family transcriptional regulator: MKKNEDDEQNDVKDGQCPVPGLERGLRILTEFSPREPQLGPPELARRLGIPRTTVFRLLQTLESLGFLERAERAERNYRLGVAVLRLGFEYLSSLELTDFGAPVLERLRDQTGYTSHIAIRDGRDVVFIAKAQSHDLMFSSVKVNVGTRLPAHATIHGHALMGDLSLEQLRELYPEQQLQQFTSRTPATVEQLYEKIREDVERGYAISESSFEHGISVITAPVRNDAAHIVAVVTVTIPRAEIGEQKLESELIDQVRSAAIELSLRLNYRPPVDAVERRYMKTPGLK, translated from the coding sequence ATGAAAAAAAACGAAGACGACGAACAAAACGACGTGAAGGACGGGCAGTGCCCAGTGCCCGGGCTCGAACGCGGCTTGCGGATCCTGACTGAGTTCTCGCCACGCGAGCCGCAGCTTGGTCCACCGGAACTCGCACGTCGACTCGGCATTCCGCGCACGACGGTATTCCGTTTGCTACAGACGCTCGAATCGCTTGGCTTTCTCGAACGGGCCGAACGCGCCGAGCGCAATTATCGGCTTGGCGTCGCTGTGCTGCGGCTCGGCTTCGAGTACCTGAGTTCGCTTGAACTGACCGATTTCGGCGCTCCCGTTCTCGAACGGCTGCGCGACCAGACCGGCTACACCAGTCATATCGCGATCCGCGACGGACGGGACGTCGTTTTCATCGCGAAGGCGCAGAGCCACGACCTGATGTTCTCGTCGGTGAAGGTCAACGTCGGCACGCGGCTGCCTGCGCATGCAACGATTCACGGGCACGCGTTGATGGGCGACCTGTCGCTCGAACAACTGCGTGAGCTGTATCCGGAGCAACAGTTGCAGCAGTTCACGTCGCGGACGCCGGCCACCGTCGAGCAACTGTACGAAAAGATTCGTGAAGACGTGGAGCGGGGCTACGCGATCAGCGAGTCATCGTTCGAGCACGGAATTTCGGTGATCACGGCGCCGGTGCGCAATGACGCGGCGCACATCGTCGCGGTGGTCACGGTGACGATTCCGCGTGCCGAAATCGGCGAGCAGAAGCTCGAATCGGAGTTGATCGACCAGGTGCGCTCGGCGGCCATCGAACTGTCGTTGCGGCTCAACTATCGTCCACCTGTCGATGCGGTGGAGCGCCGATACATGAAGACGCCGGGGCTGAAATGA
- a CDS encoding SRPBCC family protein, whose product MELQGEQFIAQVQDKVWQALNDPEILKACINGCESIEAVADDEYKVVVAASVGPVKARFNGKLVLRDVVPPDSYALTFQGNGGAAGFGKGDASVKLAAEPGGTRMSYAVKVQVGGKLAQIGSRLIDGVGRKIAEDFFTAFNERVGASSTDDVSNEASNETVLDTSEPAAAIAESVPHARQHEPARGQTAFASSWRWGAAAIVAVVVIGLIVAHGH is encoded by the coding sequence ATGGAGTTGCAGGGCGAACAATTTATCGCGCAGGTGCAGGACAAGGTCTGGCAGGCACTGAATGACCCGGAAATCCTGAAGGCGTGCATCAACGGTTGCGAATCGATCGAAGCGGTTGCCGACGACGAATACAAGGTTGTTGTCGCGGCATCGGTGGGGCCGGTCAAGGCGCGTTTCAACGGCAAGCTCGTGTTGCGCGACGTGGTGCCGCCCGACTCGTATGCGCTGACGTTCCAGGGCAACGGCGGCGCGGCGGGATTTGGCAAAGGCGACGCGTCGGTGAAGCTGGCGGCGGAGCCTGGCGGTACGCGGATGTCGTATGCGGTCAAGGTGCAGGTCGGCGGCAAGCTCGCACAGATCGGCTCGCGGCTGATCGACGGCGTGGGGCGAAAAATTGCCGAGGATTTTTTCACGGCGTTCAATGAGCGGGTCGGTGCGTCTTCAACTGACGATGTTTCGAATGAGGCATCGAATGAGACGGTGCTCGATACATCTGAACCTGCTGCCGCGATTGCAGAGTCCGTACCTCACGCACGGCAGCACGAGCCAGCCCGCGGGCAAACAGCGTTTGCGTCGTCGTGGCGATGGGGAGCGGCGGCGATCGTGGCGGTGGTCGTGATCGGCCTCATCGTTGCCCATGGCCATTAG
- a CDS encoding xanthine dehydrogenase family protein molybdopterin-binding subunit, translating to MKAIYSDGAGTDSAVAEQRVIGIEPAEVAGTQYIGKPLLRPEDRKLLTGQGQYVDDVQLRDMAYCVFLRSPYAHAKILDIDTSEARALAGVLRVITAADWAEAGLGELTVVHPMPFSDGKPMNTATRPTFAKDRVRHVGDIIAAVIAETRDIALQAVELIQLDFEELLSVTDVSRALDNDAPLVHEQFGTNVVFDVRKGDAQATEAALASAHKVVELVLPSNRLAASPIEPRSYVCSYDAGDERYTLYAQSQQPHYLRRWLAVYALFIPEHKLQVISPAIGGSFGIKGNFPAEVSTVVWASRLVGRPVKWTSTRSEALMSDTQARDHYSVARMGFDADGRIVALYVDTLAALGGYLSNFAPSIPGNSYPQTITGLYRTPNLFLRVRGVYTNTVPVDAYRGSGRPEACWVNERLVENGARELGIDTVALRKLNLIDAADFPYPAPSGRRYDSGNPKLLFDKLLDIADYPSLRARQAALRQRGVLMGIGLACFLDKAGTGPSANLASRGGLHGGYETVVVRVHTDGRVTVFAGTHCHGQGHRITYAAIAAERLGIPVDHITVLEGDTDKIPYGNGTWGGRSVSVAGSAIFRAAGEVKDKAARLAAHLLGCKPEALTYEHSVFSVEGTDKRISFAQVADIVYHGANLPKDGSITPGLEATSFYDPPDSNDPQAMHLAVVIVDPETGVVKCTDYFTADDCGTVINPMIVEGQVHGGLAQGLGQALLEQVVYDRDSGQLITGSFTDYALPRADCMPNLHTTLIETPAPSNPLGSKGGSESGTIGAPAAIGNAVVDALWHLGVRHITTPLTAEKVWSAIQQATTEA from the coding sequence ATGAAAGCAATCTATAGCGATGGGGCCGGCACGGACAGCGCGGTCGCAGAGCAGCGAGTCATCGGTATCGAACCGGCGGAAGTGGCCGGAACCCAATACATCGGCAAGCCGCTGCTGCGCCCGGAAGACCGCAAGCTGCTGACCGGTCAAGGCCAGTATGTCGACGATGTGCAACTGCGGGACATGGCGTATTGCGTGTTTCTGCGCAGCCCATATGCGCACGCGAAGATTCTCGACATCGATACATCCGAGGCGCGCGCGCTCGCCGGCGTGCTGCGCGTGATCACCGCGGCCGATTGGGCGGAGGCGGGGCTCGGCGAGCTGACCGTCGTGCATCCGATGCCGTTCAGCGACGGCAAGCCGATGAACACCGCGACGCGTCCGACGTTCGCGAAAGATCGGGTGCGCCACGTCGGCGACATCATCGCGGCGGTGATCGCGGAAACGCGCGATATCGCGCTGCAGGCGGTCGAGTTGATCCAGCTCGACTTCGAGGAACTGCTGTCGGTCACCGACGTATCGCGTGCGCTCGATAATGACGCGCCGCTCGTGCACGAGCAGTTCGGCACCAACGTCGTGTTCGATGTGCGCAAGGGCGATGCGCAAGCGACGGAAGCCGCGCTCGCGTCCGCGCACAAGGTCGTCGAACTGGTGCTGCCGAGCAACCGTCTCGCGGCGAGTCCGATCGAGCCGCGCTCATACGTGTGCAGCTACGACGCGGGCGACGAGCGCTACACGCTATACGCGCAGAGCCAGCAACCGCATTACCTGCGCCGATGGCTCGCCGTGTATGCGCTGTTTATCCCCGAACACAAGTTGCAGGTGATCTCGCCGGCGATCGGCGGCAGCTTCGGAATCAAGGGCAACTTTCCGGCGGAGGTGTCGACCGTGGTGTGGGCATCGCGCCTCGTCGGCCGGCCGGTCAAGTGGACCTCGACTCGCTCCGAGGCATTGATGTCGGATACCCAGGCGCGCGATCACTACTCGGTGGCACGCATGGGGTTCGACGCGGATGGCCGGATTGTCGCGCTTTACGTAGACACGCTCGCGGCACTCGGCGGCTATCTGAGCAATTTCGCGCCGAGCATTCCGGGCAATTCGTATCCGCAGACGATCACCGGCCTGTATCGCACGCCGAATCTGTTCCTGCGTGTGCGCGGTGTCTATACGAATACCGTGCCGGTCGATGCATATCGGGGTTCCGGCCGGCCCGAGGCGTGCTGGGTCAACGAACGGCTGGTCGAGAATGGCGCGCGCGAACTGGGCATCGATACCGTCGCATTGCGCAAGCTGAACCTGATCGACGCCGCCGACTTCCCGTATCCTGCACCGAGCGGCCGCCGCTACGACAGCGGCAATCCGAAGCTGCTGTTCGACAAGCTGCTGGATATCGCCGACTACCCGAGCCTCAGAGCGCGGCAAGCCGCGCTTCGTCAACGGGGTGTGCTGATGGGGATCGGTCTGGCTTGCTTCCTCGATAAGGCCGGCACGGGGCCGAGCGCGAATCTCGCATCGCGCGGCGGTCTGCACGGTGGTTATGAAACGGTGGTCGTGCGCGTTCATACCGATGGTCGAGTGACGGTGTTTGCCGGCACGCATTGCCATGGCCAGGGGCACCGGATCACCTATGCGGCGATCGCGGCCGAGAGGCTTGGCATTCCGGTCGATCACATCACGGTGCTCGAAGGCGACACCGACAAGATTCCGTACGGCAATGGAACGTGGGGCGGACGTTCGGTATCGGTTGCGGGGTCCGCGATCTTCCGCGCGGCCGGCGAAGTGAAGGACAAGGCCGCGCGGCTCGCCGCGCATCTGCTCGGCTGCAAGCCGGAGGCGCTGACATACGAGCACTCGGTGTTCAGCGTCGAGGGCACCGACAAGCGCATCTCGTTCGCACAGGTCGCCGACATCGTGTACCACGGCGCGAACCTGCCGAAGGACGGTTCGATCACGCCGGGTCTCGAAGCGACGTCGTTCTACGATCCGCCCGACTCGAACGATCCGCAGGCGATGCATCTGGCAGTGGTGATCGTCGATCCGGAGACCGGCGTCGTGAAGTGCACCGACTACTTCACGGCGGACGACTGCGGCACCGTGATCAATCCGATGATCGTCGAAGGCCAGGTGCATGGCGGACTCGCGCAGGGGCTGGGTCAGGCGCTGCTCGAACAGGTCGTATACGACCGCGACAGCGGACAGCTGATCACCGGCAGCTTCACCGATTACGCGCTGCCGCGTGCCGACTGCATGCCCAATCTGCACACGACACTGATCGAAACGCCCGCACCGAGCAATCCGCTCGGCTCGAAGGGCGGAAGCGAGAGCGGCACGATCGGCGCACCCGCGGCGATCGGCAATGCGGTGGTCGACGCGCTATGGCATCTCGGTGTGCGGCACATTACGACGCCGCTCACTGCCGAGAAGGTCTGGAGCGCAATTCAGCAGGCAACGACGGAGGCGTAG